One region of Chloroflexota bacterium genomic DNA includes:
- the rpsO gene encoding 30S ribosomal protein S15, with protein sequence MGFVSPKREQVAALRLHSDDTGSAPVQIALLSARIEELTEHLKQHRGDKHTRYGLLRMVGRRGRLLKYLRRTQPETYREVITTLGLRVRQ encoded by the coding sequence GTGGGTTTCGTTTCGCCCAAACGCGAGCAGGTCGCCGCGCTGCGTCTGCACAGCGACGACACGGGCTCGGCGCCGGTGCAGATTGCCCTGCTGAGCGCGCGGATCGAAGAACTCACCGAGCACCTGAAGCAGCACCGCGGCGACAAGCACACACGCTATGGGCTGCTGCGCATGGTGGGGCGGCGAGGCCGCTTGCTGAAATACCTGCGGCGCACCCAGCCCGAAACCTATCGCGAGGTGATCACCACCCTTGGTTTGCGAGTGCGCCAATAG
- a CDS encoding polyribonucleotide nucleotidyltransferase, translating to MHRVETELGGRTFSLETGELAGQADGAVVARYGDTTLLATVVASSPRQGLDFFPLQVEFEERAYSIGRIPGSVLRREGRPPLSGILAGRLADRCIRPLFPDGMRNDTQIVLTLLTHDGENEPDVMGIVAASAALMLTGLPFEGPVGALRVGLDGDEFVANAPADPEGGEPTLDLVVAGTREGVVMLEAGAQVVPDDTVVRAINWGQEQIQGLIDIQRQLQELAGKPAREVDIIKPADELVDAVRERYGSRIQDAARVMDRAERKALLGAVAADAEAELGDEHEAARIDDALHDVEADAVRALILNEGIRPDGRDESSLRKLSARVGVLPRIHGTGLFQRGETQVLAVTTLGTPRDVQRIGLSDLEAMVQPKRYIHHYNMPPYASGETGRLGSPKRREVGHGALAERAIAPVLPDLKDFPYTIRVVSEVLSSNGSTSMASTCGSTLSLMDAGVPLKAPVAGISIGLIAGDDGKFVALTDIQGAEDHFGDMDFKVAGTAEGVTAVQVDIKIKHLTPEMIEAAVQRAREARLQILDVMRVSIAEPRDDVGEFAPKITQVSISPDSIGAVIGPGGKMIRRLEAETGASIDIEEDGTVTVGGATREGTDRAVQMIKDLTGEVEIGRTVLGKVTRIMNFGAFVEIVPGKEGLVPINELAEEPVGSVNDVVAEGDDIMVMVVEVDHLGRINLSRRAVLQDLTPAETLATAPPRPGRDGPRGGGRRNGPGGRGGGRRGRPPRGGRRFD from the coding sequence ATGCACAGAGTTGAAACCGAGCTGGGAGGGCGAACCTTCAGCCTGGAGACCGGCGAATTGGCCGGTCAGGCGGACGGCGCGGTCGTGGCGCGCTACGGCGACACGACCCTGCTGGCCACGGTGGTCGCGTCCAGCCCGCGTCAGGGGCTGGATTTCTTTCCGCTCCAAGTCGAGTTCGAGGAGCGGGCCTATTCGATCGGCCGCATTCCAGGCAGCGTGCTGCGCCGCGAGGGCCGTCCGCCGCTGTCGGGCATCCTGGCCGGTCGGCTGGCCGACCGCTGCATCCGGCCGCTGTTCCCCGACGGCATGCGCAATGACACGCAGATCGTCCTGACGCTGCTGACCCACGACGGGGAAAACGAGCCCGACGTGATGGGCATCGTGGCCGCCTCGGCCGCGTTGATGCTGACCGGGCTCCCCTTCGAGGGCCCCGTGGGCGCCCTGCGGGTGGGCCTGGACGGCGACGAGTTCGTGGCCAATGCGCCCGCCGACCCCGAGGGCGGAGAACCAACGCTCGATTTGGTCGTGGCCGGCACGCGCGAGGGCGTGGTGATGCTCGAGGCCGGCGCCCAGGTCGTGCCCGACGACACCGTCGTGCGCGCGATCAACTGGGGGCAAGAGCAGATCCAGGGTCTGATCGACATCCAGCGGCAACTACAGGAACTGGCCGGCAAGCCGGCGCGTGAGGTGGACATCATCAAGCCCGCCGACGAGCTGGTCGACGCGGTCCGCGAGCGCTACGGGTCGAGGATTCAGGATGCGGCGCGGGTGATGGATCGGGCGGAGCGCAAGGCGCTGCTTGGAGCCGTCGCCGCTGACGCGGAGGCGGAGCTTGGGGACGAGCACGAGGCCGCGCGGATCGACGATGCCTTGCACGACGTGGAGGCGGATGCCGTGCGCGCGCTGATTCTGAATGAGGGCATTCGCCCGGACGGACGCGATGAGTCCTCGCTGCGCAAGCTCTCGGCGCGCGTGGGCGTGCTGCCGCGCATCCACGGCACCGGCCTGTTTCAGCGCGGCGAGACGCAGGTGCTGGCGGTGACCACGCTGGGCACCCCGCGCGACGTGCAGCGCATCGGGCTGAGCGACCTGGAAGCCATGGTGCAGCCGAAGCGCTACATCCATCACTACAACATGCCGCCGTATGCCAGCGGCGAGACCGGCCGGCTGGGGTCGCCGAAGCGCCGCGAAGTCGGCCACGGCGCCCTCGCCGAGCGCGCCATTGCACCGGTGCTGCCGGACTTGAAGGACTTCCCCTACACGATCCGCGTGGTGTCGGAGGTGCTGTCATCCAACGGGTCCACGTCGATGGCGTCGACCTGCGGCAGCACGCTGAGCCTGATGGACGCGGGAGTTCCGCTCAAGGCGCCCGTCGCCGGAATCTCCATCGGCCTGATCGCCGGGGACGACGGCAAGTTTGTGGCCCTCACCGACATCCAGGGCGCCGAGGATCACTTCGGCGACATGGACTTCAAGGTGGCGGGCACGGCCGAGGGCGTCACCGCCGTCCAGGTCGACATCAAGATCAAGCATCTGACGCCCGAGATGATCGAGGCGGCGGTGCAGCGCGCCCGCGAAGCCCGGCTGCAAATCCTGGATGTGATGCGGGTGAGCATTGCCGAACCGCGCGACGACGTGGGCGAGTTCGCGCCCAAGATCACGCAGGTCTCGATCTCGCCTGACAGCATCGGCGCGGTGATCGGGCCGGGCGGCAAGATGATCCGCCGCCTGGAGGCCGAGACGGGCGCCAGCATCGACATCGAGGAGGACGGCACGGTGACCGTCGGCGGGGCCACCCGCGAGGGCACCGATCGCGCCGTCCAGATGATCAAGGACCTGACGGGCGAGGTCGAGATTGGCCGCACGGTTCTGGGCAAAGTGACGCGTATCATGAACTTTGGCGCGTTCGTCGAGATCGTGCCCGGCAAGGAAGGCCTCGTGCCCATCAATGAGCTGGCCGAAGAGCCGGTGGGTTCCGTCAATGACGTCGTGGCCGAAGGCGACGACATCATGGTGATGGTGGTGGAGGTCGATCACCTGGGCCGCATCAACCTGTCGCGGCGCGCCGTGCTGCAAGATCTGACACCCGCCGAGACCCTGGCCACGGCTCCGCCGCGGCCGGGGCGCGACGGTCCCCGTGGCGGCGGTCGCCGCAACGGGCCGGGAGGGCGCGGCGGCGGTCGTCGCGGACGCCCACCGCGCGGCGGTCGCAGGTTCGACTAG
- the dapB gene encoding 4-hydroxy-tetrahydrodipicolinate reductase, which produces MLRVAVLGSSGQMGQAVVAAVEGADDLELVARINRVPSPGSSPFFTEFGAAVQATSPEVVVDFSVADAVADHALEALDAGVSPVIGTTGMSEEQVGAIRQRADATGVGAFIAPNFAIGAVLMMQMAAMAAPHLDSVEVIELHHDRKRDAPSGTAARTAELIVRARDGRPAQDAATEAFTLEGVRGGVRDGVRVHSVRLPGLVAHQEVIFGGEGQTLTIRHDSTSRESFMPGVLLAVRRVRGLRGLVIGLEHLLASSEGEA; this is translated from the coding sequence ATGCTTCGAGTAGCCGTGCTCGGTTCCAGCGGCCAAATGGGCCAAGCGGTCGTGGCGGCCGTGGAGGGCGCCGACGACCTCGAGCTCGTCGCCCGGATCAACCGGGTGCCGTCACCCGGGAGCTCCCCGTTCTTCACGGAGTTCGGGGCGGCCGTTCAGGCGACCTCGCCCGAGGTCGTGGTGGACTTCTCGGTGGCGGACGCCGTGGCGGACCATGCGCTGGAGGCGCTGGACGCCGGCGTGTCGCCCGTCATCGGAACGACCGGCATGTCGGAGGAGCAGGTTGGAGCCATCCGCCAACGCGCGGACGCCACGGGCGTTGGGGCGTTCATCGCGCCTAACTTCGCCATCGGCGCGGTGCTGATGATGCAGATGGCCGCCATGGCAGCCCCGCACCTCGACAGCGTCGAGGTGATCGAGCTGCACCACGACCGCAAGCGCGACGCGCCCTCGGGAACGGCGGCGCGCACGGCGGAGCTGATCGTGCGCGCACGCGACGGACGGCCCGCCCAAGACGCCGCCACCGAGGCCTTCACGCTCGAGGGCGTGCGCGGGGGCGTGCGCGACGGCGTGCGGGTGCACAGCGTGCGGCTGCCGGGACTGGTAGCGCATCAGGAAGTGATTTTCGGCGGGGAAGGGCAAACGCTCACGATCCGCCACGACTCGACGAGCCGGGAGTCGTTCATGCCCGGCGTTTTGCTGGCCGTTCGGCGGGTGCGCGGACTACGCGGCCTGGTGATCGGCCTGGAGCACTTGCTCGCAAGCTCCGAGGGAGAAGCCTAA
- a CDS encoding aspartate-semialdehyde dehydrogenase gives MSAGYAVGVIGATGAVGREFLQVMEERQFPVRELRLWASPRSRGRQIEFNGKPHTVEALEDAVYEGLDFVLISASGDISRAEAPRVAKSGALAIDDSSAFRYDDAVPLVVPEVNAEDIAWHQGIVAIPNCSTTPIVQVLAPLHAVNPLRRIIADTYQSVSGAGGRAMEELAEQTAAQARGETPEVDPDVFPHVIASNLIPSIDSPRDDGYSKEEWKVWAESRKIMHIPDLAVSATCVRVPVFRAHAAAVHAEFSEPFDAAEARAMLEDVPGVQVVDDLAGDQYPMPSDAAGNDTTWVGRIRQDMSHPNGLVFWVVSDNLRKGAATNSIQIAEAAIANHWLKQAQPA, from the coding sequence ATGTCAGCGGGATATGCGGTGGGAGTGATCGGCGCTACGGGCGCCGTGGGCCGCGAGTTCTTGCAGGTGATGGAGGAGCGCCAGTTCCCGGTGCGCGAGCTGCGGCTGTGGGCCAGCCCGCGCAGCCGCGGGCGGCAGATCGAGTTCAACGGCAAGCCTCACACCGTCGAGGCGCTCGAGGACGCGGTGTACGAGGGCCTCGACTTCGTGCTCATCTCAGCATCGGGCGACATCAGCCGCGCCGAGGCCCCGCGCGTGGCGAAGTCCGGCGCGCTGGCCATCGACGACAGCTCGGCGTTTCGCTATGACGACGCGGTGCCGCTGGTGGTGCCCGAGGTCAACGCGGAGGACATCGCCTGGCACCAGGGCATCGTGGCCATTCCCAACTGCTCCACGACGCCGATCGTGCAGGTGCTGGCGCCGCTGCACGCGGTGAACCCGCTGCGGCGCATCATCGCCGACACCTATCAGTCGGTCTCCGGGGCCGGCGGGCGGGCCATGGAAGAGCTGGCCGAACAGACGGCCGCTCAGGCCCGCGGCGAGACGCCCGAGGTCGACCCGGATGTCTTCCCGCACGTGATCGCCTCCAACCTGATTCCGTCCATCGACTCGCCGCGCGACGATGGCTACTCGAAGGAGGAGTGGAAGGTCTGGGCGGAGTCGCGAAAGATCATGCACATTCCCGATCTGGCCGTTTCGGCCACCTGCGTGCGGGTTCCGGTGTTCCGGGCTCACGCCGCGGCCGTGCACGCGGAGTTCAGCGAGCCCTTCGACGCCGCCGAGGCGCGCGCCATGCTGGAGGACGTGCCGGGAGTCCAGGTGGTCGACGATCTGGCGGGCGACCAGTACCCCATGCCGTCGGACGCGGCGGGCAACGACACGACGTGGGTGGGCCGGATTCGCCAGGACATGTCCCACCCGAACGGCCTGGTGTTCTGGGTGGTGTCGGACAACCTGCGCAAGGGCGCGGCGACCAACTCGATTCAGATCGCGGAAGCGGCCATCGCGAATCACTGGCTGAAGCAGGCGCAGCCGGCGTAG
- the dapA gene encoding 4-hydroxy-tetrahydrodipicolinate synthase, with product MTFGRLITAVVTPFHDDGSVDYDTFGRMVDGLIDAGNDAVVVTGTTGESPVLTEIERMSLYREALSTADGRARVIAGTGGYNTSESIHLSRAAADVGVDGLLQVTPYYNKPPQPGLFRHFEAIAASTPLPNILYNVPGRTSCNLEAATVAELSAIDNIIGIKEASADFEQIGHIARSTPDDFAIYSGNDADTYLIMALGGVGVVSVASHVVSGEIRAMIDAFVAGDLDGARTRHLHLLPISQILFPAGWPNPVSVKAALGLGGFDVGVPRLPLVDLPDDMKATLRAVMDAYELDAYLTRTPVAV from the coding sequence CTGACCTTTGGTCGGCTCATCACTGCGGTGGTCACGCCGTTTCACGACGACGGGTCGGTCGACTACGACACCTTCGGTCGCATGGTCGACGGCCTGATCGACGCCGGCAACGACGCCGTCGTGGTCACCGGCACCACCGGCGAGTCGCCGGTGCTGACCGAAATCGAGCGCATGTCGCTCTACCGAGAAGCCCTGAGCACCGCCGACGGGCGCGCCCGCGTGATCGCGGGCACGGGCGGCTACAACACCAGCGAGAGCATCCACCTGTCGCGCGCGGCGGCGGACGTGGGCGTCGACGGCCTGCTCCAGGTGACGCCCTACTACAACAAGCCACCGCAGCCGGGTCTGTTCCGCCACTTCGAGGCCATTGCGGCGTCCACGCCGCTGCCCAACATCCTCTACAACGTCCCAGGGCGCACCTCGTGCAACCTCGAGGCGGCGACGGTGGCTGAGCTGAGCGCCATCGACAACATCATCGGAATCAAGGAAGCGAGCGCGGACTTCGAGCAGATCGGCCACATTGCGCGTTCGACGCCGGATGATTTCGCCATCTACAGCGGCAACGACGCGGACACCTATCTCATCATGGCGCTGGGCGGCGTGGGCGTGGTGAGCGTGGCCAGCCACGTGGTGAGCGGCGAAATCCGGGCGATGATCGATGCGTTCGTCGCGGGCGACCTCGACGGCGCGCGCACCCGGCACCTGCACCTGCTGCCCATCTCGCAAATCCTGTTCCCGGCCGGCTGGCCCAATCCGGTGTCGGTGAAGGCCGCGCTGGGGTTGGGCGGCTTCGACGTCGGCGTTCCTCGACTCCCCCTGGTCGATCTGCCCGACGACATGAAAGCCACCCTGCGAGCGGTGATGGACGCCTACGAGCTGGACGCTTACCTCACGCGAACGCCTGTGGCCGTCTAG
- a CDS encoding uracil-DNA glycosylase — protein MAEALPTFSDLAELADAVKGCTRCRLARGRTNAVPGEGAADAAVMFIGEGPGYHEDQQGRPFVGAAGQLLDELIEGIGLRRREVFIANVLKCRPPENRDPAPDEAEACRPYLDRQIELIDPKVIVLLGRHALQAHFSDAQISRARGVPRRRDGRTFLPVYHPAAALRQMRLRDVLRGDFALIPKLLEGPAPAAEPAEPESQQLSMFG, from the coding sequence GTGGCGGAGGCCCTCCCCACCTTCAGCGATCTGGCGGAGCTCGCCGACGCCGTCAAGGGCTGTACGCGCTGCCGCTTGGCGCGGGGTCGCACGAATGCCGTGCCCGGCGAGGGCGCGGCCGACGCGGCGGTGATGTTCATCGGCGAAGGCCCCGGCTATCACGAAGACCAGCAGGGGCGGCCCTTCGTGGGTGCCGCCGGGCAGTTGCTGGACGAGCTGATCGAGGGCATCGGCCTGCGGCGGCGCGAGGTCTTCATCGCCAACGTGCTCAAGTGCCGGCCCCCCGAGAACCGCGACCCGGCGCCGGACGAGGCGGAGGCCTGCCGGCCTTACCTGGACCGGCAAATCGAGCTGATCGACCCCAAGGTGATCGTGCTGCTGGGCCGGCACGCGCTGCAGGCGCACTTTTCCGACGCGCAGATCTCGCGGGCGCGCGGGGTGCCGCGCCGCCGCGACGGGCGCACGTTTCTGCCCGTCTATCACCCGGCGGCGGCGCTGCGGCAAATGCGGCTGCGCGACGTGCTGCGGGGCGACTTTGCGCTGATCCCGAAGCTGCTCGAAGGTCCGGCGCCCGCGGCCGAGCCGGCCGAGCCGGAGAGCCAGCAGCTGTCGATGTTCGGATGA
- a CDS encoding ribonuclease J: MRPDTVRVVPIGGVGEIGKNCTVVEFGDDAVIIDCGLTFPDAEHLGVDLILPDFAYLRQIRHKLRAVLLTHGHEDHIGALPFALRDFPLPLYGTALTLGLVQVKLDEARLVDGQEFHVVEAGDVVEIGPFRCEFFHMCHSIPDATGIAVHTPIGTIVHTGDFKLDYTPVDGRPPDVQTLGRLGRDGVLLLMADSTYADRPGYTPSEQVVAETFDQIFAEAPGRIIVATFSSLVSRAQQVFDAAIAYGRKVALVGRSMERVHRVAADLGYVRVPEGLIVAAEDLDDFRAEDIAIVCTGSQGEPRSALVRMANRDHRNIDIAPDDTIIVSAAAIPGNEAKVNHTIDRLAHLGATVYYEQLRPVHVSGHASQEELKLVLTTLRPRFFMPVHGEYRHLVEHRRLAESVGVGRDDILMAENGAVIEVTRDRAAITDYVEAGMVFVDGLGVGDVGETVLRDRRHLAEDGVVVVVAAVDHHTGKSVGTPEIISRGFVYAPESEDLLERAREHVRQTINRGDHPDPEVDYLQGKIRSSLGRHLYQKTRRRPVILPIVTEV; this comes from the coding sequence TTGCGCCCCGACACCGTCCGCGTCGTGCCCATCGGCGGCGTGGGAGAGATCGGCAAGAACTGCACCGTCGTCGAGTTCGGCGACGACGCCGTCATCATCGACTGCGGGCTGACGTTTCCGGACGCCGAGCACCTGGGCGTGGACCTGATCCTTCCCGACTTCGCCTATCTGCGCCAAATCCGACACAAGCTTCGCGCCGTGCTGCTGACCCATGGCCACGAGGACCACATCGGGGCGCTGCCCTTTGCGCTGCGGGACTTTCCGCTGCCGCTGTATGGCACGGCGCTCACCCTGGGCCTGGTGCAGGTGAAGCTGGACGAGGCGCGGCTGGTTGACGGCCAGGAGTTCCACGTGGTCGAAGCGGGCGACGTGGTCGAGATCGGGCCGTTTCGCTGCGAGTTCTTCCACATGTGCCACAGCATTCCCGACGCCACGGGCATTGCCGTGCATACGCCGATCGGCACGATCGTGCACACGGGCGATTTCAAGCTCGACTACACGCCGGTGGACGGACGCCCCCCGGACGTTCAGACCCTGGGCCGGCTGGGGCGCGACGGCGTGCTGCTGCTGATGGCCGACAGCACCTACGCGGATCGTCCCGGCTATACGCCGTCGGAGCAGGTGGTGGCGGAGACCTTCGACCAGATCTTCGCCGAGGCGCCGGGGCGGATCATCGTGGCGACGTTTTCGTCGCTCGTCTCGCGCGCGCAGCAGGTGTTCGACGCGGCCATCGCCTACGGACGCAAGGTGGCGCTGGTCGGACGGTCAATGGAGCGCGTGCACCGGGTGGCCGCCGACCTGGGATACGTGCGCGTGCCCGAGGGGCTGATCGTGGCCGCGGAGGACCTGGACGACTTCCGGGCCGAAGACATCGCCATCGTCTGCACCGGCTCGCAGGGCGAGCCGCGCTCGGCGCTGGTGCGCATGGCGAACCGGGACCACCGGAACATCGACATCGCGCCCGACGACACGATCATCGTCTCGGCCGCCGCCATCCCCGGCAACGAGGCGAAGGTCAACCACACCATCGACCGGCTGGCGCACCTCGGCGCCACCGTCTACTACGAGCAGCTGCGCCCGGTGCACGTCTCCGGCCACGCCAGCCAGGAGGAGCTCAAGCTGGTGCTCACGACGCTGCGGCCACGCTTCTTCATGCCGGTGCACGGCGAATACCGGCACCTAGTGGAGCACCGGCGGCTGGCGGAGTCGGTGGGGGTGGGTCGGGACGACATCCTGATGGCCGAGAACGGCGCGGTGATCGAGGTGACGCGCGACCGCGCCGCGATCACCGACTACGTGGAGGCCGGCATGGTGTTCGTGGACGGCCTGGGCGTGGGCGACGTGGGCGAGACCGTGCTGCGCGACCGGCGGCACCTGGCCGAGGACGGCGTGGTGGTGGTCGTGGCGGCCGTGGACCACCACACCGGCAAGTCCGTGGGCACGCCGGAGATCATCTCGCGCGGGTTCGTCTACGCGCCCGAGTCCGAAGACTTGCTGGAGCGGGCGCGGGAGCACGTGCGCCAGACGATCAATCGCGGCGACCACCCGGATCCGGAAGTCGACTACCTGCAAGGCAAGATTCGCAGCTCACTCGGCCGACACCTCTACCAGAAAACCCGGCGGCGGCCGGTGATCCTGCCGATCGTGACGGAGGTCTAG